The DNA window CGTTCAACGCGATGCGCAAGGTGATGGCTGCGGGCGAGGATGCGCCGGTGTTCGTTTGTGCCAGTGCCGGGAACCATGCGCAGGGCGTGGCCTTCATGTGCCGGTATTTCGGAGTGAAGGGCGTGATCTTCATGCCGGTGACGACGCCGCAGCAGAAGATCGGGCAGACGCGCAAGTTTGGCGGCGATGCAGTAACGATCCGCATGGTTGGAGACTATTTCGACGATACGCTGGCACAGGCGCAGGGCTATTGCAGCGATGTGGGCGGGTATTTCCTGTCGCCCTTCGATGATGAGGACGTGATCGAAGGGCAAGCCTCGGTCGCGGTGGAGATCGAGGCACAGCTTGGCGCGGTGCCGGACCGGATCGTGCTGCCGGTGGGTGGCGGCGGGCTGTCGTCGGGCGTACGCAGTTACTTCGGGCCGGAGGCGAACATGGTGTTCGTGGAGCCGGTGGGCGGGGCCTGCCTTGCCGCTGCATTGGAAGCCAAAGAGCCGGTACGGTTGAACCATGTGAATACCTTTGCCGACGGGGCGGCGGTGGCGCAGATCGGGGCACGGACGTTTGCGCGGTTGCGCGATGTCGATCCCGCGAGCGTTCTGGCCGTGGCCGAGGATCGGGTCTGCACCACGATGCTGGAAATGCTGAACATCGAGGGCATGGTGCTGGAACCGGCAGGCGCGCTGGCGGTGGATGCGTTGAAGGATCTCGACATCAGCCCGGGCGAGACGATCGTTTGCGTGACTTCGGGCGGGAATTTCGATTTCGAGCGGCTACCGGAAGTGAAAGAGCGGGCGCAGCGGTTCGCGGGGCTGAAGAAATACTTTGTTCTGCGGATGCCGCAGCGACCCGGGGCGTTGAAGGATTTCCTGACGATCCTTGGCCCGGACGACGATATTGCGCGGTTCGAGTATTTGAAGAAATCGGCGCGCAACTTTGGCTCGGTCCTGATCGGGATCGAGACGAACGATGCCGCGAATTTCGAGCGGATCGAGGCAGAGATGACCGCAGGCGGGTTCGAGCACCGCGATATCACCAATGACCAGATCCTGGCGGAATTCCTAATCTGAGGTGAGGTGCGGCAGCTCGCCCAGGAACTTGGTCTTGGAAGAGGTGTAGGTCTCGACGATATGGGCGAGGTCGATATCCGTGGCGTCGCCGCGGGCGGCCGTGAGTTCGCCATCCTTGCAGAGTTTGGAAAAATCGTCGAAGCCGAGGTTGAGCGCGCTGCCCTTGAGGAAATGCAGCTTGGCCTCGAGCGTTTCGGGGGCCGGGTTGGCGCGAAGTTCGGCGATCTCCTCCTCGACCTCCTCAAGGAAGATCTCGACCACTTCGTCGAAATCCTCGGCCCCGATTTCGTCGCGCAGTTGGGTCACACGGTTCCAATCGATCATGGTATCCTCCTTTGCCCCGGACGCTAGGCGCGGCGAATTAAGGGCGCGTGAAGGATGAGTGTGAATTAGACAGCATTTTACGCTTCACATGGCATTAAGAGGCGCGTGGTTGCATATGGGCGAAAACGCATAGGCAAGACCGTGTCGGCCCACCCCAGAAAGGCGATAGATCCGCCGCCCGATCAGATGAGCATACGCCGTGTGCTGGTTGTCGACGACAGCCGGTTGCAGCGGCGTATCATCAACGCGGCCCTGTCGCGACTGGGGCTGGATGTGGTCGAGGCGGGGTCGGGCACCGAGGCACTTGCCATTTGCGAAGCGGCGCCGCCGGACCTTGTGATCAGTGACTGGATGATGCCGGGGATGAACGGGCTGGAGCTGTGCCGCGCGTTCCGCGCGCTGGCGCGAGAGGATTACGGGTATTTCATCCTCGTCACCTCGAAAAGCGAGAAGGAAGAAGTGGCGCTGGGCCTGGATGCAGGGGCGGACGATTTCCTGACCAAGCCGATCAACCCCGGTGAGCTGCGCGCCCGGATCGCGGCGGGGGACCGGATCGTGCGGATGCAGCGGGAACTGAGCGAGAAAAATCGACTGGTGCGCGAAACGCTGGAAGAGCTGCAGGGTCTTTACGATTCGCTCGACAATGACCTGATCGAGGCGAAAAAGCTGCAACAGTCCTTGATCTCAGAGCGGTTCAGGGACCTTGGGCCGGCGCAGGTGTCGTTGCTGTTGCGCTCGGCGGCGCATGTGGGGGGCGACCTTGTTGGGGTCTTTCCGGTCAACGAGACGCGGATCGGCTTGTATGCAATCGACGTGTCGGGGCATGGCGTGAGTTCGGCGCTGATGACCGCAAGGCTGGCGGGATACCTTTCGGCGACGTCACCTGAGCAGAACGTGGCGCTGGCGCATGGCCCGGACGGGTTTCTGCCTCGACCGCCCGACGAGGTACTGGCGGACCTGAACCACATGTTTTTGGGAGAAATAGAGACTGAATTGTACTTTACGATGTTGCTGGCAGATGCGGATCTGGCGACCGGGCGCGTGACCATGGCACAGGCGGGGCATCCGTGCCCGGCCATCCAGCGCGCCGATGGGCGGGTCGAGATCGAAGGCCCCGGGGGATTGCCCGTCGGCCTGATCGACGGCGCAACCTATGAGCGGTTCGACGTGCAGCTTTATCCCGGTGATCGGTTGTTCCTGCATTCCGACGGGGTGGACGAATGCGCGGATGGCACGGGCACGCTGTTGGGCGAGGACGGGGTGCGCCGCATCCTGCAGGAGTTGCGGCAGACCGAAGGCATGGCGTTTCTGGAGTCTGTGATCTGGAAGCTGGCGGAATATGCCGGGCGCGACGATTTCGACGATGACGTGTCGGTGGCGTTGCTGGAGTTCAAGCCAGTCGGAAAAGCGCCCTGACGAAGTGCCTGTCGCCGGGATTACCGACATGACGCGCGGCGGTTTCGGGATCGGCGAAAAAGGCGGTATGGCCCGGCTCGGACGGCGCAGAGAGCGGCCGGACAGGTTGGGCATGGTAGATGATGCAGATCTTGTCGGCCCAAAGGTCGTATTCCGGCATGTAGACGAAGCGCCGGAACGCCCCCAGCCGCCGGGGCGCGGCAACGCGCCAGCCGGTTTCCTCGAACACTTCGCGATGAAGGGCCTGCAGGGGCGATTCGCCGGGGTCGATGCCGCCGCCGGGTAGCTGCATCTCGGGCTTGGGCTCTTCCTGCCATGTCAGCAGGAGTTTTCCGTTGCGCGGCAGGATGGCGTAGGCGCCGGGGCGGGCGGTGTAGCGGATGTCGGGTCTTGGCGGCTTGCCGAAGCGTCGCATGGCGGGCCCCCCTTGGAGTATGCCTTGTTGCGCATATATAGTCGCGATATGCCAAGAACGGGCGCCCAAGAAAACCCCCTTAAGGATACGCGATGACACTCGGCCAGAAGATCGCCTGGGACGATACCGTCCTGCCATTTCAATTGGATCAATCGGACGTGCGCGGCCGCGTGGTGCGGCTGGACGGTGTGCTGGATGGTGTGCTGAAGCAGCATGACTATCCCGCACCGGTCGAGGCGCTGATCGCGGAAATGGCGCTGATGACGGCGCTGATCGGCCAGACGATCAAGCTGCGCTGGAAACTGTCATTGCAGGTACAGTCGCAAGGCCCGGTGCGGATGATCGCCACCGATTACTTTGCGCCGGAGGAAGAAGGCGAGGCCGCGTGGATCCGCGCCTATGCCAGTTTCGATCCAGATGGGATTACCGACGCGCCCGCGTTCGAGCAGCTGGGCGAGGGGTATTTCGCGGTGATTCTGGACCAAGGTCAGGATACCGCGCCTTATCAAGGGATCACGCCGATTGCGGGCGAGCGTCTTAGTGACTGTGCCGAGGCGTATTTCGCGCAGTCCGAACAACTGCCGACGCGGTTCGCGCTGAGCTATGGACGGTCGACCGAGCGCGATGGGCGCGAGCATTGGCGCGCCGGTGGCGTTTTGTTGCAGCTGATGCCCAAGGCGTCGCCCTTTGCCACGGGAGGCGGCAGCGGCGAGGATGGGTTGTTGCAGGCCTCGGATATTTTGGACGAGGACAGCGAAGAGAACTGGAACCGGGTGAACACGCTGTTGGACACGGTGGAGGATCTTGAGCTGATCGGGCCTTCGGTGTCGTCCTCGGACCTGCTTGTGCGGCTGTTCCACGAGGAGGTGCCTCGGGTGTTCGACGTTCAGGCGGTGCGGTTTGGATGTACCTGCTCGGAGGAGAAGGTACGCAGTAGCCTGTCGATCTATTCGGCCAAGGACATCGCGACGATGACGACCGAAGAGGGCATCGTGACTGCCGATTGCCAATTCTGCGGGGCGCATTACGCGATGGATCCCAAGACGCTGGGGTTCGAGGCCGAAGCGCAAGACGGCGATGAAGAGTGACCTTGTCGCGACCCTGCGCGCAGCGTTGCAGGGCGAAATGGCGCCCTCGTCGGATTACGACCTGAACCCGGACGTGGTTTTGCCGGAGGGGCGCAAACTGCGGCCCGCCGGGGTGCTGGTGCCGATCGAGGTGACGGAGGCGGGCGCAAGGCTGTGGCTGACCAAGCGGTCCTCGGCCTTGCAGCATCATCCGGGGCAGGTGGCCTTTCCCGGTGGCAAGCAGGAGGACGGCGACGCCGATATCGTGGCCGCCGCGCTGCGCGAGGCGCATGAGGAGATCGGGTTGGCACCGGACATGGTGGAGGTTCTGGGCACGTTGCCGCCGCATGAGACGGTGACGAGCTTCTACGTCACGCCGGTGATCGGGGTGATCTCGGGGCCGTTTTCGCCGGTGCCAGAGGCGGGCGAAGTGGAGGAAGTATTCTCGGTTCCGCTTGAGCATGTGTTGGAATTGACCCGGTTCAGGGTCGAATCCCGGCGCTGGCGCGGGACGCGGCGGCACTATTTCGCGGTGCCCTACGGGCCCTATTACATCTGGGGCGCGACTGCGCGGATGTTGCGCGCGATGGCCGAGGCTGTACGGTTGCAGCATGACGCTGACGGGTGACTGGATCGACGCGGGCGAGACGCAGGATGTGTGCCGGATGCTGGAGGCCGCCGGGCATAGGGCGTTGATGGTCGGCGGCTGCGTGCGCAACGCGCTGTTGGGCGTGGCGGTGAACGACATCGACATCAGCACGGATGCGCGCCCCGAAACCGTGGTCGCGCTGGCCAAGGCGGTAGGGATGAAGCCGGTGCCGACGGGTATCGAGCATGGCACGGTGACGGTCGTCTGTCGGGGTGTGCCGTTCGAGGTAACCACCTTTCGCAAAGACGTGGAAACGGACGGGCGGCGGGCCGTGGTCGCCTTTGCCGATGACGTGGAAAGCGATGCGCGGCGGCGGGATTTCACGGTGAACGCCCTTTATGCGACGCGGGAGGGCGCGGTGATCGACCCGCTGGACGGGCTGCCCGATATTGAAGCGCGGCGCATCCGGTTCATCGACGATGCCGAGACGCGGATACGAGAGGATTACCTGCGTATCTTGCGGTTCTTTCGCTTTCACGCGGTTTATGGCGACCCTGCCGAGGGGTTGGATCCTGACGGGCTGTCGGCCTGCGCGGCGCTGGCGGACGGGATCGACGGGTTGTCGAAAGAACGGATTGGGGCGGAGATGGGCAAGCTGCTGGCGGCGCGCGACCCTGCGCCGTCGGTTGCGGCGATGCGGCAGGCGGGGGTGCTGGCGCATGTTTTGCCAAGGGCAAATGACCGGGCGCTGGCGCCGCTGGTGCATCTGGAAGAAATGCATGGGATCTCGCCCGACCCCGTGCGGCGACTGGCGGCGCTGGGCGGGAAAAGCCCGGTTGAGGCCTTGCGGCTGAGCCGGAAGGACGCGCGGCGGCTTGAGGTGTTGCACGATGGGGCCGCTGGCACGCAGACACCCGAGGCGCTGGGCTATTTCCACGGGTCGGAGATGGCGCGGGATATCGTGCTGTTGCGCGCCGCCCTGTTCGAGATGCCTGTTCCGCGTGATGCTTTCGCTGCCGCGGAGCTGGGCGCCAATGCGGTCTTTCCTGTCAGCGCGCAGGACCTGATGCCGACGCTGGAAGGCCCGGCATTGGGCAAGGCTCTGAAAACGCTGGAGGAGGCGTGGATCTCATCCGGCTTTACGCTCGACCGGCAGGCATTGCTACGCCTGGCGACATGAAACGGTCATTTGACTTCGCCGTGGTTTGGCGGCATCTTTTACGCACCACATGGAGGTTGAGACATGTTTATCGGGGATTTTGAACGCTCATAAGCGCCGGATCGCAGGAGTGATCCCGTGCGCGGCGTCGCGCCCCTTTGCCATGTCTTTCCCTTCGCGGAGTTTCCTCCATGTTCAAGCTTTTCGAAAACCTCGTTGATCCCTATGTGCCGTATGAAGAGACGGACAGGCCGCCGACGCGGCTGTGGCCGTTCATGCGGCTATACATGGCGCCGTTTCGCCGCGTGTTCTGGGCGGCCGGGATCATGTCGGTCGTCGTGGCCGCCATCGAGATCTGGCTGATCTACTACATGGGACGGATCGTCGATATCTTGGCGGGCGACCCGATGGAGGTCTGGGCGCAATATGGCACCGAGATCATCGTCGTGGCGGTGTTCATTCTCTTGATCCGCCCCGCGATACAGGCGGTGGACGTCCTGATCCTGAACAACACGATCCTGCCGAATTTCGGCACGCTGATCCGCTGGCGGGCGCACAAGCATGTGCTGCGGCAGTCGGTGGGATGGTTCGAGAACGACTTTGCCGGGCGTATCGCCAACCGGATCATGCAGACCCCGCCCGCGGCGGGCGAGGCGGTGTTTCAGGCGTTTGACGCCATCGCCTTTTCCATCGCGTACATCATCGGGGCGGGCATATTGCTGAGCGATTCCGATCCGCGGCTGATGCTGCCGCTGGTGGGGTGGCTGGTGCTGTACGGCTGGCTTGTGCACTGGACGGTGAAGCGGGTGCAGCCAGCGTCAAAGGCGGCGTCGGACGCGCGGAGCCAGGTCACGGGCCGGGTGGTGGATGCCTATACCAACATTCATTCTGTGAAGCTTTTCGCGCACAACACGCGCGAGGTGGAATACGCCAAGGAGGCCATCGAGCATGCGCGGCAGACCTTCCAGAACGAGATGCGGATATACACGGTGATGGACGTGGTGCTGACGCTGCTGAACGGTCTTTTGATCGTGGCGGTCGTGGGCTGGGCCATGTGGCTGTGGATGCAGGGGCAGGCGAGTGTCGGCGTGGTGGCGGCGGCGACGGCGCTGACCCTGAGGTTGAACGCGATGACCGGGTGGATCATGTGGGCGCTGACCTCGTTCTTTCGTCAACTGGGTGTTGTGGCCGAAGGGATGGAGACGATTGCACAGCCGATTACGCTGGTGGATTCCAAAGGCGCGAAGCCGCTGGATATGCAGCAAGGTCGGATCGAGCTGCGCGAGTTGTCGCATCATTTCGGGCGTGAGAGTGGCGGGCTTGACCGGATTTCGCTGAGCATTCAGCCGGGCGAGAAGATCGGGCTGGTTGGCCGGTCCGGGGCCGGGAAATCGACCCTGGTCAAGCTGCTTTTGCGGTTTTACGACGCCGAGAAAGGCCAGATCCTGATCGACGGACAGGACATCTCCGAGGTGACCCAGGACAGTCTGCGCGACCGGATCGGGATGGTGCAACAGGACAGTTCGCTGCTCCACCGCTCGGTGAGGGACAACATCCTTTATGGCAAGCCCGAGGCGAGCGAGGCGGACATGCTGGAGGCCGCGAAGAAGGCGGAAGCGCATGAGTTCATCCTCGATTTGCAAGACCCGCAAGGCCGCACGGGCTATGACGCACATGTGGGGGAACGCGGTGTGAAGCTGTCCGGTGGCCAGAGGCAAAGGATCACGCTTGCGCGGGTGATCCTGAAGGATGCGCCGATCCTGTTGCTGGACGAGGCGACAAGTGCGCTGGACAGCGAGGTGGAGGCGGCGATACAGGAGACGCTTTATGGCATGATGGAGGGAAAGACCGTGATCGCGATTGCCCACCGCCTGTCGACGATCGCGCAGATGGACCGCATTATCGTGCTGGATCAGGGTCGAATTGTCGAGGAAGGCGGCCATGCGGAACTGCTGGCGCAGGGCGGGCTTTATGCCCGGTTCTGGAGCCGTCAGTCGGGCGGGTTCATCAATGCGGACGAAGCGGCGGAGTAAGTCATGTCCGAGTTTGTGATCGAGCGGTTGGGCTATCTGGGCGACGGGATTGCCGAGGGCCCGGTCTATGTGCCCGGTGCCCTGCCCGGCGAGCGTGTGACCGGGACGCTTGAGGGCAACGTGGTGCGCGATGTGAAGATCGTGGAGCCGTCGGGGACGCGGGTGAAGGCGCCGTGCCGACACTACAAGTCCTGTGGCGGCTGCCAGTTGCAGCATGCGGAGGATGCATTTCTGGCCGAGTGGAAGACAGGGATCGTGCGCGAGGCGCTGACAGCGCAAGGGATCGAGACCGAGTTTCGTGAGATCGCCGTGTCCCCGGCAAACGCGCGGCGCCGGGCCGGGTTTTCCGCGCGACGCACGAAGAAGGGCGCGACGGCGGGGTTTCACGCCAAGGGATCGGACCTGATCGTGGAATTGAGCGAATGCCACGTGGTGGCGCCGAAGTTGCTGGAGGGCGCGCGGGTGGCGCAGGAGCTGGCCCGGATCGGCACAAGCCGGAAGGGCGAATTGAGCGTTGCGGTCACGCTGTCGGAGGCGGGGTTGGACGTGCGCGTAGAGGGCGGCAAACCGCTGGACGGGCCGCTGCGGATCGCTCTGGCGCAACTGGCCGAGAGTGAAGACCTGGCGCGGCTGGCCTGGGACGATGAAACTGTGGTCACGCGGCGGCCGCCGATGCAGCGTTTCGACGGCATCGCCGTGACGCCGCCGCCGGGGGCGTTTTTGCAGGCGACTAAGGAGTCCGAGCGCCTTTTACAGAAGGAAGTCGCGGCGATTTTGGCTGGAACAGAGCCTGCTATCGACCTGTTCGCCGGGTGTGGCACCTTTGCCCTGCCGCTGGCGCGGGAGCGAGCGGTGCATGCCGTCGAAGGCTCCGCGGCGATGACGCGGGCGCTGGATGAAGGCTGGCGGCACAGTGAGCGGCTGAAGCAGGTCACGGTCGAGGCGCGGGACCTGTTTCGACAGCCGATCATGGCCGAAGACCTGAAACGCTTCGGTGGTGCCGTGATTGACCCGCCACGCGCCGGAGCCGAGGCGCAGTGCCGCGAGCTGGCCGAAGCGCAGGTGCCGGTGATCGCCTATGTCTCCTGCAACCCGGTGACATTTGCCCGCGATGCGAAGATCCTGACCGATGCGGGCTACGTGGTGGAATGGGTGCGGCCCGTCGACCAGTTCCGCTGGTCGGTACATGTTGAGCTTGTTGCAGCGATTCGCCGCAAAATAGGCTGACCGGCACAAATTTGAAATGACGTAGCGGGTCGGACGCGGTAAAACGCTGCCAGGGACAGGCAACAGGTTTATCGAGCAATGAATCGCAGGAATTTCGTACTTCTGTCGGTCGCCAGCGCATTTCTGGCGGCCTGTGGGTCCAAGTTCAAATCGTACAACGGGCCCGAGGTGACTCAGGTTCTGATAAGCAAGAGCCGGCGGCGGATGTATCTGTTTCACCACAACAAGGTGCTGAAAGCCTACGATGTCGATCTGGGCTTTACCGCTGCGGGGCACAAGCAGTTCGAGGGGGACGGCAAGACGCCGGAGGGCGATTACACGATCGATCGTCGCAATCCGAACAGTTCCTTCCATCTGTCGCTGGGAATTTCTTACCCCAACGAGGCCGACCGCGCCTTTGCCAAGAAGCACGGCAAGAAGCCGGGCGGAGACATCTTTATCCACGGAGAGCCCAATGATCTGGGCTGGATCCGCAAGCGGCGTTTGGGCCGGGACTGGACTGCGGGATGCATTTCCGTGCGGAACAAGGAAATGGAAAAGATCTATGCGATGGTGCGGAACGGCACCCCGATCCGTATCACGCCGTGACGGGTGGGCTTATTTGCCCATCACCAGCGTCCACCAGATCTTGCCGTTGGGTTCCTGCTCCCATGAAAAGCCCATTTGGCGGGCATCGGGGGCCATGATGACCTGCTTGGTTGACGGCTCGTCCATCCAAGCAGTCAGGGTTTCAAGCTCGGTTTCATAGGTTTCCGAGATGTTTTCGCCGACAAGTTCGCCGCTATAGCCGACGCGGCGCACACGGTCGATCGGAGAGGAGCCGTCGGAGCCGAAATGCCAGGGGCGGTTCTGGACCGACATGTCGCGTGAATGCGTGGCGGCGGCGGCGTTCAGTTGCGCGTTCAGTTGAACGGCAGGCCGCCCGGCCGCCTGGCGCAGGGCGTTGACGGCATCGAGCATCCGGTACTGGATTTCGGCGGTCTGGCCCGAGCGGATGCGGTAAACCTGGGGCAACGGCTCGCCATTGGGGCCGACAGTGGTTTGCGGCGGCGGCGGGGCGCAGGCTGACAAGAACACAAGTGCGGAAACCAGAAGGCCGAAAATACGCGTCATCAGTGTCTACCACCCAGAAGTTCGTTCGACTCGCCTCTTATCGCGGGTCGCGTGGTGTTTCAAACCCACAACCGCGTCAGGTGGGCGAATGTTGCCGGTTTGAATTGCGACTGAGGCATTCGCGCCATATGATCTGGTCAGTTCCAAAGCAGACAATTGGAAGACAGACATGTCCTTTGATCCCCAAAACACATTCAGCCGGCGCGCTTTCCTGGCCGGAACCGCCGCAGCGCTGGGCGCGCCTGCGTTGGCGCAGACTGGCACGACCGAGATGGAGAGCGCGATTACCCGATCGGTACAGCGCAACATCTCGAGCTTTCGCGCCGCGGACTGGCGGCCGCATTTCAGCAGCCTGAGGAATGGCGCGATCCTGGTCGATATCTCCTCCCGCGCGCTGCATTTCTGGGACGAGGACGGGCAGACGAAGTTCCTGTTCCCGTCGAGCATCCCGATGTCCGAGGAATTGACGCGGCGGGGCCGGACGCGGGTGGTGCGCAAGGTCGAGGGCCCCGACTGGCGTCCGACGCCGTCGATGCTGAAGCGGAACCCTGAGTGGCCGTCCTATGTGCCGCCGGGGCCAAACAATCCGCTTGGGACACATGCGCTTTATCTCGGTTGGACCTATTACCGGATCCACGGCACGCATGACACGCGCAAGATCGGGCGTCGATCGTCGAACGGGTGTATCGGGCTTTACAACGAGCACATCGCGCAGCTGTTTGCGCGGGCCAAGGTCGGTACGCAGGTTCTGGTGATCTGAGGCATTTTGCGCTGGAATAGAGACGAATGTAGGCAGCGTTTCGGCGCTGCCTTTTGTCTTTCCAACGGGCGGATCGCTTTTCTACGCGCGGAATCAAGGCCGCAGGCCGCCGCGCATCGGACGGGCCGCCCCCCGGGCTGGCGATTGGGTGAAGTTGGCGTTTAGAACCGAGGTTATGCGGATGCGGCTGCCATAAAGCGCACCGAAGCATCGTCAGATCGCCATCCCGCGGTTTGGTAATCGCGCGGCTTTAGTCCAGCCAGCCCTTGAGGTTGTCCTCGATCACCGTGCTCAGCGCCTTGATATGGGCGTCGCTGTCATTGAGGCAGGGGATATAGAGGAATTCTTCGCCGCCGGCCTCTTCGAAGCTTTCCTTGATCTCTTCGTTGATCTCTTCGAGGGTCTCGATGCAGTCGGCGGAAAAGGCCGGGGCGATGACGGCGATGTTCTTCTTGCCGTCCTCGGCCAGCTTGGCGACATGCTCGACCGTGTAGGGGCGCAGCCATTCCTCGGGGCCGAAGACCGATTGGAACGTGGTGGTGATCTGGGTATCGTCCCAGCCAAGCCGTTCTTTCAGCAGGCGCGTCGTTTTCTGGCACTGGCAGTGATACGGGTCGCCCTGTTTGAGGTAGCGCTGTGGCATCCCGTGATAGGAGACGACAAGGATTTCAGGCTTGTTTTCAGTCTCTGCATAGGCCTTTTCGACCGATTGGGCCAAAGCCTCGATATAGAGCGGATGCTCGAAATAGGGTTCGACAACGCGGGCGATGGGTTGCCAGGTTTCCTCCATCAGCGCGCGAAAGAACTGGTCATTCGCAGTGGCGGAGGTGGCGCCGGCATAATGCGGGTAGAGCGGGAAAAAGAGGATTCGGGTGCAGCCGGCCTCGACCAGCTTGCGGACCTTGGATTTGGTCGAGGGGTTGCCGTAGCGCATGCAGAAATCGACCATGACATTGTCGCCGTAGCGCGCCTGCAGCGCCTCGGACAGCTTCGTCGTCTGGTCGCGGGTGATGGTCATCAGAGGGCTTTCCCCCTTGTCCTCGTTCCAGATGGATTTGTAGGCCTCGCCGCTGGTGAAGGGGCGTTTGGACAGGATCACCAGTTGCAGAAGCGGCTGCCAAAGCCAGGGCGAATAGTCGATCACGCGGCGATCCGACAGGAATTCGTTCAGGTAGCGCCGCATGGACCAGTACCCGTAATCGTCCGGCGTGCCGAGATTGGCGATGAGAACGCCTGTCTTGGGCTCCGGAATGGCCGGATGGTCGGACGGAGCGTGGACAGGACAGGTCTTGTTCTTGGCGGCGTCAAACATGGGCGGGCGTCTTTTCTTGTCGGATTGGATCACGGACACATAAAGGATTGCGGTCGGTCGTCAATCTTTGAGCTTGGTCTCGTACGTGCCGAGCGCGTCGGCGAGACGTGTTGTCGCGCTTCCGGGGCGCAGGGGCCGGGGCTGATCCTCGGACGGGGCCCAGCCGGTGAGGGTGATGAGCTCGAACGTTGCGGGGATGCGGCCGTCGGGGGTGCCGAAGGTTTCGACGTAGAGCTCCGCAGCGCGCAATAGGACGTCGCGTCGCGTGAAAGTGCGAGGCCGCGCATCGAGCGCGTTGGCCTCGCCCATGGCGCGCAGGTCGTGCATCAGGGCGATGAGGTTTTCGTAGCTGACATCGAGCGGGAGGGTATCTGCGACTGGCAGCGCGAAACCGGCGCGTTGCAGAAGCGCGCCGAGGTCGCGGATATCGCCCATCGGGACGACCCGGGGCGAGAGGCCGCCGCGCAGGTCGGATTCGGCCTGGGCGAGGACGGCACGCAGCTGGTGCAGGGTCTGGCCGCCGAAGAACACCGCGATGAACAGGCCATCGGGGCGCAGGGCGCGGCGGGATTGGATCAGCTGGCCAACCGGGTCGTCGGCCCAGTGCAAGGACATGGCGTGCAAAATCAGGTCGCGTGATTCAGGCTCTAACGCGAGGGTTTCGGCGTCTTCGATGATCTGCGCGTCGGGAAACGCGGCCTTCCAAGCGTCGGGTAGCCCGGTGACAATGCTTGTATCCGTAAAGGATTTTTTAACGAAACTCAGCCGATCCTGCACCTCGTCAATCGCGGTCTCGTGCAGGAACAGCGCGGGGTCGCGGCTGGCCCGTTGG is part of the Roseovarius sp. THAF9 genome and encodes:
- the ilvA gene encoding threonine ammonia-lyase IlvA, whose amino-acid sequence is MSDFRTQARAAEAEMRAVFEPTPLQRNAHLSDKYGAEVYLKREDLSPVRSYKLRGAFNAMRKVMAAGEDAPVFVCASAGNHAQGVAFMCRYFGVKGVIFMPVTTPQQKIGQTRKFGGDAVTIRMVGDYFDDTLAQAQGYCSDVGGYFLSPFDDEDVIEGQASVAVEIEAQLGAVPDRIVLPVGGGGLSSGVRSYFGPEANMVFVEPVGGACLAAALEAKEPVRLNHVNTFADGAAVAQIGARTFARLRDVDPASVLAVAEDRVCTTMLEMLNIEGMVLEPAGALAVDALKDLDISPGETIVCVTSGGNFDFERLPEVKERAQRFAGLKKYFVLRMPQRPGALKDFLTILGPDDDIARFEYLKKSARNFGSVLIGIETNDAANFERIEAEMTAGGFEHRDITNDQILAEFLI
- a CDS encoding PP2C family protein-serine/threonine phosphatase; amino-acid sequence: MSIRRVLVVDDSRLQRRIINAALSRLGLDVVEAGSGTEALAICEAAPPDLVISDWMMPGMNGLELCRAFRALAREDYGYFILVTSKSEKEEVALGLDAGADDFLTKPINPGELRARIAAGDRIVRMQRELSEKNRLVRETLEELQGLYDSLDNDLIEAKKLQQSLISERFRDLGPAQVSLLLRSAAHVGGDLVGVFPVNETRIGLYAIDVSGHGVSSALMTARLAGYLSATSPEQNVALAHGPDGFLPRPPDEVLADLNHMFLGEIETELYFTMLLADADLATGRVTMAQAGHPCPAIQRADGRVEIEGPGGLPVGLIDGATYERFDVQLYPGDRLFLHSDGVDECADGTGTLLGEDGVRRILQELRQTEGMAFLESVIWKLAEYAGRDDFDDDVSVALLEFKPVGKAP
- a CDS encoding CCA tRNA nucleotidyltransferase, whose translation is MTLTGDWIDAGETQDVCRMLEAAGHRALMVGGCVRNALLGVAVNDIDISTDARPETVVALAKAVGMKPVPTGIEHGTVTVVCRGVPFEVTTFRKDVETDGRRAVVAFADDVESDARRRDFTVNALYATREGAVIDPLDGLPDIEARRIRFIDDAETRIREDYLRILRFFRFHAVYGDPAEGLDPDGLSACAALADGIDGLSKERIGAEMGKLLAARDPAPSVAAMRQAGVLAHVLPRANDRALAPLVHLEEMHGISPDPVRRLAALGGKSPVEALRLSRKDARRLEVLHDGAAGTQTPEALGYFHGSEMARDIVLLRAALFEMPVPRDAFAAAELGANAVFPVSAQDLMPTLEGPALGKALKTLEEAWISSGFTLDRQALLRLAT
- a CDS encoding CoA pyrophosphatase — translated: MKSDLVATLRAALQGEMAPSSDYDLNPDVVLPEGRKLRPAGVLVPIEVTEAGARLWLTKRSSALQHHPGQVAFPGGKQEDGDADIVAAALREAHEEIGLAPDMVEVLGTLPPHETVTSFYVTPVIGVISGPFSPVPEAGEVEEVFSVPLEHVLELTRFRVESRRWRGTRRHYFAVPYGPYYIWGATARMLRAMAEAVRLQHDADG
- a CDS encoding NUDIX hydrolase, whose product is MRRFGKPPRPDIRYTARPGAYAILPRNGKLLLTWQEEPKPEMQLPGGGIDPGESPLQALHREVFEETGWRVAAPRRLGAFRRFVYMPEYDLWADKICIIYHAQPVRPLSAPSEPGHTAFFADPETAARHVGNPGDRHFVRALFRLA
- a CDS encoding Hsp33 family molecular chaperone HslO, producing the protein MTLGQKIAWDDTVLPFQLDQSDVRGRVVRLDGVLDGVLKQHDYPAPVEALIAEMALMTALIGQTIKLRWKLSLQVQSQGPVRMIATDYFAPEEEGEAAWIRAYASFDPDGITDAPAFEQLGEGYFAVILDQGQDTAPYQGITPIAGERLSDCAEAYFAQSEQLPTRFALSYGRSTERDGREHWRAGGVLLQLMPKASPFATGGGSGEDGLLQASDILDEDSEENWNRVNTLLDTVEDLELIGPSVSSSDLLVRLFHEEVPRVFDVQAVRFGCTCSEEKVRSSLSIYSAKDIATMTTEEGIVTADCQFCGAHYAMDPKTLGFEAEAQDGDEE
- a CDS encoding Hpt domain-containing protein; the protein is MIDWNRVTQLRDEIGAEDFDEVVEIFLEEVEEEIAELRANPAPETLEAKLHFLKGSALNLGFDDFSKLCKDGELTAARGDATDIDLAHIVETYTSSKTKFLGELPHLTSD